In Haloterrigena turkmenica DSM 5511, a single genomic region encodes these proteins:
- a CDS encoding DUF7563 family protein encodes MVGVTVAPWPSAGSESVCEHCGAYVSDQFCRVYGDNSDRVHRCPECDTYCRLTRGSAAGIDVAIPDPETSPGRHGGEADV; translated from the coding sequence GTGGTCGGCGTGACGGTCGCACCGTGGCCGTCGGCCGGCAGCGAGTCGGTATGCGAACACTGCGGAGCGTACGTCTCGGATCAATTCTGCCGCGTCTACGGCGATAACAGCGACCGCGTTCACCGCTGTCCCGAGTGCGATACCTACTGTCGGTTGACCCGTGGGTCCGCTGCTGGGATCGACGTCGCGATTCCAGACCCGGAGACGTCACCTGGTCGCCACGGAGGTGAGGCCGATGTCTGA
- a CDS encoding DUF5794 domain-containing protein, producing MSTSRHPVALSLERIIGGDAKLLALVMMLPLIDGVFPALILAGALNDPLGAVQVGLLIFGGSATVAVILAEMSGTPREQAAIVLLVGIPLILLSAVQAALAPSFESLIDIVIFERFAALVIAAIAAKTASATIGEYLPNPIVIIGLGLVASVDPSGATFTVMNDPALVANATLAAAIGVAFALTIALGAPYLRGCMDIDRFRFGSAVALGLLPLSLLGMAFGQAPLAALIVAAIFAIDLPLERDSSDAADDGPAMAVDPVADGGDADEGVELDVEPVEEPDDADAGTYPGDDTTDTEGRAPWL from the coding sequence ATGAGTACGTCACGACACCCGGTCGCACTCAGTCTCGAGCGCATCATCGGCGGTGACGCGAAGCTGTTGGCGCTGGTGATGATGCTGCCGCTGATCGACGGCGTCTTCCCGGCACTGATCCTCGCGGGCGCCCTGAACGACCCGCTGGGGGCCGTTCAGGTCGGCCTGCTGATCTTCGGCGGCAGCGCCACCGTTGCGGTGATCCTCGCTGAGATGTCCGGCACGCCCCGCGAACAGGCGGCGATCGTCCTGCTGGTCGGCATCCCGCTGATACTGCTGTCGGCCGTCCAAGCGGCGCTGGCGCCGTCGTTCGAGAGCCTGATCGACATCGTCATCTTCGAACGCTTCGCCGCGCTGGTCATCGCCGCCATCGCGGCCAAGACCGCCAGCGCGACGATCGGCGAGTACCTTCCCAACCCGATCGTCATCATCGGGCTGGGCCTGGTCGCCAGCGTCGACCCCAGCGGGGCCACGTTCACCGTGATGAACGACCCCGCGCTCGTCGCGAACGCGACCCTCGCGGCGGCCATCGGCGTCGCCTTCGCGCTGACGATCGCGCTCGGCGCGCCGTACCTGCGCGGCTGCATGGATATCGACCGCTTCCGCTTCGGTAGCGCGGTCGCGCTCGGCCTGCTCCCGCTGTCCCTGCTCGGGATGGCCTTCGGACAGGCTCCACTGGCCGCCCTGATAGTCGCCGCCATCTTCGCGATCGATTTGCCGCTCGAGCGCGACTCGAGCGACGCGGCGGATGACGGTCCCGCGATGGCCGTCGATCCGGTCGCCGACGGCGGTGACGCCGACGAGGGCGTGGAACTGGACGTCGAACCGGTCGAGGAGCCCGACGACGCCGACGCGGGAACGTATCCGGGTGACGATACGACGGACACCGAAGGGCGCGCCCCGTGGCTGTAG